The sequence below is a genomic window from Uranotaenia lowii strain MFRU-FL chromosome 2, ASM2978415v1, whole genome shotgun sequence.
agaaatatccttttcatctttacagaaatatttaataataacCAACTAGGTtttcaagtgacaaaaatattctaatttttgagcaccaccaaataagcttttatgacctttaaatcatcttgaccTGAAATgaaggggaggagcgggctatatgcgccttttaatcagaacactgatttaatcaaatatcacatcgagtatgtgtacaaaaactatatacatgtgtgcaggcatctgttttctatacattggagtaatttttatgttaaaactttCTTCGATTTTagtataagtgttgtctaaaatgccgaacctcaaaccgtgcgggctaaatgcgcctatttatgttttgaacagaatttctgttttttggcaatatttccgtataatttcattgaaactgctagaaagtaataatatccgtacgacaaagctgaagttttatgaaaatctatgtatattataattttatggaataatacaaaagttagggttgccatactatggaggcagttcatccataagaaaaactttatcaaatctgtttttagatcttcaattctctcttaaaatgtttttcagagcttagatttgaaggttcaatgataaaaatcatttatttattctgtttaacctgttattttaggatggaggcattttacaaacatgatgggggcatacaaaaacactctattattccactatataatcattattaaacctccacaaaagctgaaatatgtcttaagttcatttgagtaagaaacaaaaaccatcctagtttttgttttaagcttctttacgtataatttttaaaagtcgaaatattatatcaaaatgtatcaaaaccttgtatgattttttgaatttttttgagtttgtaaattcataaaattctttcttgccttatgttcaaagcgaatcaccctcaaaatgcattggtcagataagctgtccagtcagccatttcatcaaatagccgtagggtcatttaacccgataggttCATTTAGGAATCCTTTCCcctacgcactgcaacatgatacacattgtttctcaattttcaccatcataaaatttttggatttcactttaatcaatttcaaaacgcgttttaacttaaatttgttgaccttgGGCTAATAGAGCACTTTTAATCAGGgtaagatgagcgttttctgccgaggAATCTTGCAACGAAtttgactcgatgaagtcaactgaataatagagttacagcttgacttgtttcatctgtcgatttgtcctattggtaaggtgtcgaagAGGTAATCAggagactcgagttcgattcctgttcgaggggttttttttacataccattcatgattgattttaacttatacgttatacggctagtagcatcatccgtaaaacaaaacaccagaaacataatatTTGAGCTAGACAGGAATGCCATAATGTTGGTAAAGTGTCGAaaataaaacccaaaaaaaattgtatgagcatgtgttatttgtttgaattctacaaacagacctagattattttgttattgctttgttggatgaatctacgcctcaccgttaagttcaaaatgcatcgatcatgaatgataaatggaaaaaaaatcaccttgaccaggaatcgagctcgagtctactgattacctctctgacaccttaccaataggccaaatcgacagatgaaacaagtctaGCTATAGCtatattattcagttgacttcatcgagccgaattcgctgctagattccccggcagaaaacgctcatcgtgctcTGCTCAATGGTGCTAATACTGCCCCAAGGGGGATCTCATTatgtgactgattttcagctttcggcaaaaaaaaattaaaatgcattttaaacgtttttatctacttctTTCCTCGAAATTGTGGAGTTCCTTATGGATGCAGCATACTTCCAATATAAAAACGTCTACTATATCCAAGAATACGATACGGCTATGGGGAGTCCGATAAGTCCCATCCTGGCAGAATTGGTACTCGACACCATCATTTCAAGCGCGATAAACCAACTACCATTTCCAGTTCCCATAATTCGGAAATACGTGGATGACCTCTTTTTAGCTATTCCACAAGAAAGCTGCGAACAGGTCCTCCAAATATTCAACCAACAAGAAAAACGGTTACAGTTTACCATGGAAAGAGAGCATGAAAACCGCCTCCCATACCTAGATATGGTTGTAGTGCGAAATGAAAACCAAATATTAAAAACGGAATGGTACATTTAACCCATAGCTTCGGGTCGTATGTTAAACTGGTTCTCTTGCCATCAACTTAAACACAAACTAAATGTCGCAAACAACTTTATAAACCGCATCGCTTTGCTGTCTAGAAATGAGGAGAACCAAAATATCTACCATATCATCCATCAACACCTAAAACAAAACAACTTCCCTCAGAAACTCGTAAACAGGCTGATAAACACGAATCGAAACATCCAGAACAGAAAATCACAATAGCAAAACCACAAACTATGCGGCGACCAACCAGACCAACCATCCAACAGCATCGAGCAACAACTTTCACCGCACCATTCATCTACCGATCATCCCAACCAATTATCATCATCACAACCACAAAATCACTCAGAACTATCCAATCCATCCATCAATCATCAAACTTCCAATCCAGCACCCAATCCTGCACCCGATCCAACAACCATCGAATCAGCAACTCAGCACAACAATCTTACAGCAGCCCGGCAAAACATCTTCACAGCAGACCAGCAAATCATCCATCCGTCCGACAATAGTTCAGCTTCCAGCAACATGATCAACGTAGAACAGATATATCGTTCGGTTCCGTACATCCCGCTTCTCACCGAACGACTGATCCACTGCCTGCCCACAGACTATCCCTATGTCAAGATCGCCAGCAGGAGGAACATGACAGTGGGAGACATGTACAGCAGAGTAAAATATCCGAAGAGAATTGGTGAGAAATCAAACGTCGCCTACCAATTCCATGCGAAGAGCCGTGTTCGAGTGTATATATTGGTCTTACCAAAAATACTCTCGATCAACGACTCTCCGGACACAAAAGcaacataaaaatgttaaagaagAAACAGGATAGAAATACAAACAACACAATAGCATCGGAAAAAACCAGAGAGAAAGACAATACAGCACTCATAGACCACATTATAGAGACAAACCACACATTCAATATCGATAAAACAATAGTATTAGATACAAGTTTCAACAAATACACCTTAAATTTTCTCGAAATGTGCTATATTTTTAACACACCCAACACAGTTAACCAAAGAACAGATATAAACAATCTGAACTCTATCTATGCATCTGTATTAAACATATTGAACCAACACAATTACAAGAAAACAAATCGAaaagatgtcaaaaatatcgaaaGTCACAACGAACCAAAAACAACGCAAGAAGAAACATTCCAAAACAGTAGTACCGTCTGAAAGTACACAACAGTGCTTTTCATAGAAAGTTTggagataaatttaaattttgaatttcaaatgtaagaaaTAGTACAGTTTCAAGTGATCTTTTATAACATTATCAGCTATCGTTACAGTGATTCTAAACCAAATAATCCGGACAGtacgtttttacaaaaaacaagTAATAAACGACAACTTTGTAAGTAGGCTTAGAAAATAGGACAATCAACACAAACAGTACACTTTAGTTTagtttaattatcaaaaaaaattgttggatccCTGATGATGGTGTTAATAGacaccgaaacgtcggaataaaataaacgtcgtttctaaaaattaaatggactgatttgccgtaaataaaacactaaaacatACAGTCGACATCTTCAAAATCAATAtagtttttatttactttttcaagtttcttccaattaggcaatagaccaTTTGAgtatctgaacacgaaacagtgATGATTCACATActatagctgttctctatggttaaataagcgttttccttaaggtggtcaTTATGAAATGGCCaccttaaaatgttgaaaaattgtagaCCTGATCTCCGAAATGTGAAGTGGGCACTACAGGAACGATTATCTAACAAAAGTGCACAGAGATAATGATAAAAGCATTTACACGTACAgcattgtataatttttgttgctgtttacagaaacaaaacaataaaataacatttttttaatgagatACCAATTGTTTTCCTGAGTAAGAAGcgtaaaatttgtatttaaaagcCTGAACCAATTCTGCATCATCTCAGTACAGCATAATGGCTCAATCGGTTCGTCTAGTTTTGCTTATAGCATGTTTGCAAGGATTCATTTATGCCGTTCATAGTAAGGTTCGTATTGTCTGCCCAAGATAAGAGGAAGCCAAAGATCGtcataatattattatttttttcttgtaatcATCAGTGTGACGGCAAATGCGTTCCTCTTGCTGAGTGTCATACTAGCGATTTTGGTggtgaaaacttttttgatcttcggtaagaataaaataaaatataaacataACACTGAAAATTAATCGTGAAAATTGTAATATAGAGCTGGAATAGATGACGAAGTAGAGGTCGATTGCGATCACTATCTAGAAGTCTGTTGTGATGAAGGTGATATTGTCACTACACGGAGGCCGTCAGATCCAGAATCTTCATCGCCAAAACCACGAGATGGTGGTTCACCGGGAGGATcttcatcatttgaaaattgcGGTATTCGTAATAAAGATGGGGCTGGATTTAGAATTACGAATGCTCAAAATGAGGCCGAGTTTGGTGAGTTCCCATGGATGGTTTCCATTTTGACCATAAACGCATTTGACGAACACGATAGTAAATACCTGTGTGGAGGATCGCTCATCAGAAGTGATGTAGTGCTAACTGCTGCCCACTGCGTTGTTAATCGAACTACAGAAAAACTAACTGTGAGAGCTGGAGAGTGGGACACGAAAACTACCAATGAAGTCCGCCCGTACCAGGTAAGAtatccaaacaaatttttatttcaaaaaagtcatttttcccTTTTATAATTCTCCAGGATCTTCTTGTAACAGATATTGTTGTTCATGAGAATTATAACAAAGCCTTTCAATTCAATAATATTGCTCTACTATATCTGGAGCGGGAATTCGATGCAGATGAACATGTTCAGTTAATCTGCTTGCCACCGCAAGGAAAGCAGTTTGATGGACAAAATTGCGTGGCCACCGGCTGGGGaaaggacaattttttttccgaaaattacCAGGTGATTTTGAAGAAGGTTGATCTACCGATTGTGAGTAGTGAGCAATGTCAGTCCGATTTGAGAAAAACTCGCTTGGGCCCGAGATTTGCTCTGCATAATAGCTTTACGTGCGCCGGGGGAGAAGAAGGCAAGGACACTTGTACCGGCGATGGCGGCTCTCCCTTAGTCTGTGAGGATGTCGATCAGCCAAATAAGTATTACCAGGCAGGAATTGTTGCTTGGGGCATTGGATGTGGACAGGCAGGAGTTCCAGGAGTATACACCAAAAGTAGTCTCTACACCAATTGGATAGAGGAAAAACTTAATAACCGAAACAGTGATTATCAGGGACCTTTCTAAATCCAGTCACCGgacgtaaattgaaaaaatacaaatcatACCGTTTATTGGATTTCAATATTATTcacgaataaaaaatattaaagcgAACCAGATTCATGGTCATAATTACGATATATCACAACCAAAGTCTACAGGATTAATGATTCACGCATCCAAAGAGTCGGCTTCTAAGCCATAAAAACCtaattgattatttattttgaatttttcaattgacattgacgttttcagaaaaaaatattcaaaaacatgccTTTTGTTTCCATCCCAAAGAAAAGGATAActttaaaacactttttaaatgaaaaatctaaacacTATCAATTTATGCCAAATTGGAGGCACGAAATTGAAGCATCATTTTTgacgtaaatttattttcaacgtaGAAGAACACAAACACTGGAAGCCGTAATTTCTCGAAGCTATAAATTCTcagcaaaaacgacaaaaatgtatATCTGAATGAAAAAACCTTTCTATGAAGAGACCTCTTCTTCAGAGGTTTTTTCATAGAAACAATGAACGTGTATTTCTGTCAAATAAATATGTGATGTAATTGCAGTTTATTTGTTAGATAATGATTTGTTTTACTGTTTTCCAtccaataacgaaaaaaaaaacaattttcatgataACTTAATGATCTAACTAATAATCATTCGATCGCAGTAGGTCGACTTGTACGGACGCATTTTTTCTCGCTACCGTAGCAAAACTTTGAAGTtaagtttgttttcaataaacGCTGCAATTTCCACAAAGTGTGGTTAATTATCTTCTGgttcggtcgtcaattgccgaACAGCAACGGCACTCGGAgcagaaatttatttgttgcCATCAACAACTTCTCCAAAGCCATCATCCCCCAAAACGTGCTGGTTGTTCGCCCCACTCGTCCGGGAGTGTAAACCGTCGGGACACCTGAAGGATTCGGAATTGGTTGCCGCAAGCGGGTTGCGAAGACGGAGGACGCCTAGATCCGATTGGAAATTGTGTTTTGCTGATCGGAAGCACTATCGACACTGCCAACGAGCAACGAGGTAGCTGCCATTGCATTGGTTGAAGTCACATCACCAGAGGCATAGCTGGAACCCAAACCACAACAAATTGGTTCAATTCATAATTGTATCTACAGGTATTTCATTTCCCTTTTCCTTTATTACTTTCTTTTATCTTTTATTCGAATTGTGTAGCTTCGTACATTTTTTATTACGGTGGACTTTTTAGTCTTCGTTATAAATTATGACCGAAGGCGGGGGGTCACGCCAGGCAGTTTTGATGGATGTGAATTCTGTCGAAACTGCTCGGAAGTCTTCCCGACTCAGGGTCTACCCAGAGGGCTCGTCTTTTTCTGGTCCATGGGTGGTTTATTTCCGGCCCAAATCGaaacctttaaattttattcagatcACAAAAGATCTGGCAAGGTGGTCCTCCGTAACCGAAGTGTCTCGGATAAGACCAAATAAATTGCGTGTCATTGTGGCTAGCTTAAAGGCcgcaaatgaaattgttgctAGCGACTTTTTCAGGCTAGAGTATCACGTTTTCATCCCGTCTCGAAATGTAGAGATTGAGGGCGTGATCACTGAAATGAGCCTGACGTGTGAATATATTTTGGCTAAAGGGATGGGCAAATTCAAGAGCCTCGATTCGACCTCGGTTAAAATCCTGGACTGCCGTCAACTCTCGATTGCTACCACCGAAAATggagtcaaaaaatattcaccGTCAGCCTCATTTCGTGTAACCTTcgagggtaccgccctccctcactatgTCTTGATAGACGGGATtttaaggcttcctgtgcggctTTTTGTGCCTCGTCCAATggaatgcaaaaattgcattaaattgggGCACACAGCGTCCCATTGCTGTCACAAG
It includes:
- the LOC129748306 gene encoding phenoloxidase-activating factor 2-like encodes the protein MAQSVRLVLLIACLQGFIYAVHSKCDGKCVPLAECHTSDFGGENFFDLRAGIDDEVEVDCDHYLEVCCDEGDIVTTRRPSDPESSSPKPRDGGSPGGSSSFENCGIRNKDGAGFRITNAQNEAEFGEFPWMVSILTINAFDEHDSKYLCGGSLIRSDVVLTAAHCVVNRTTEKLTVRAGEWDTKTTNEVRPYQDLLVTDIVVHENYNKAFQFNNIALLYLEREFDADEHVQLICLPPQGKQFDGQNCVATGWGKDNFFSENYQVILKKVDLPIVSSEQCQSDLRKTRLGPRFALHNSFTCAGGEEGKDTCTGDGGSPLVCEDVDQPNKYYQAGIVAWGIGCGQAGVPGVYTKSSLYTNWIEEKLNNRNSDYQGPF